ACTGCAGCCGGATGAGTTCGGTGCCCAGGGCGCGGGCCAGTGCCTTCGCCGCCGCCGTCTTCCCCACGCCGGGCTCGCCCTCCAGCAGCACCGGCTGGCCGAGCGTGAGCGCGAAGAACAGCGCGGTGGCGGTTCCCTCGTCGACCAGGTAGTCGACCTCGTCGAGCCGCTGACGTACCTCGTCGATGCTGCTGAAGGCCACGTGCTACGTCCCGACCTGCGCCGCGTAACGGTCGCGGCAGCCGGGGTTGCAGAACCAGAAGTCCTCGCCCCCGACGGCAAGGTGCGGGGTGTCCGGCATGACCGTGACCGTCATGCCGCAGACCGGATCGACGGCGCGCGCAGGGGCAGCGGCCGCGACGAGCGGTTCCGCACCGTGCCTGGCGCGTACCGAGGTGATCACTTCGGCAAGGATCGACAGCGCCACCTCGGGTGCCGTCCGCGCCCCGATGTCCAGGCCGGCGGGCGTGCTGACGCGGACCCGCTCCGCCTCGGTCAGGGCCAGCTCGTCCAGCACCGCGGTTCCACGCCGCGGGCTCGCCACGAGCGCGATGTAGCGCACCCCCGCGTCCAGTGCCGCCCGGATCGTCGCGTGCTCGTCCCGCCCGTGGGTCGCGATGATCACCGCGGCCGCCTCGCCCGGTGCCGTGCCGGGCGAGGACGGAGCCGTCGCATAGCCGAGCACGTCCGCGATCGCGACGACCGCGCGCGCGATGGGCGTGCTCCCGACCACCTGGATCAACGGCGGCGGCAGCATCGGCTCGAGGAAGATCTCCAGCGCGCCGCCGGACAGGCACGGGTTCACGACGACCCGGGCACCGGGTGTCTCCGGGAAGTCGGCGGCGTCGTCCGGGAGGACTCGCAGCAGCACGCTCTCGCCGGTCCGCAGCGCGTCGACCGCCGCCGTCCGGACCGAGCCCTCGGCACACTGGCCGCCGACGAAACCCTCGATCGCGCCGTCCTGCAGGATGATCGCGTCGTCACCGGCACAGGCCGAGGTGGGCACCTGCGCGCGCACCACGGTCGCGTGCACGAACGGGACGCGGGCGGCCGTCAACTCCATCACCCGGGTGGACATGGACCTGGTCATCGGCGGCTCCGGCTCAGATGGGCGGGTGCGGGTGGCCCTGCATCGCATCCCAGACCCGTGACGGCGTCAAGGGCATGTCCGCGTGGCGGACGCCGAACGGCGTGAGCGCGTCGATCACCGCGTTGACGACGGCGGGCGGCGAGCCGACAGTGGCCGACTCCCCCACGCCCTTCGCGCCGATCGGGTGGTGCGGTGACGGCGTCACCGTCGCACCGGTCTCCCAGTCCGGGACCTCGAGCGCGGTCGGGATGAGATAGTCCATCAGCGATCCGCCGAGACAGTTGCCGTCCTCGTCGAACGCGATCATCTCCATCAGCGCCATCCCCACGCCGTCGGCGAGGCCGCCGTGCACCTGGCCCTCGATGATCATCGGGTTGATCCTGGTGCCGCAGTCGTCCACCGCGACGAACCGACGCACCTTGACGACAGCTGTCCCCGGATCGACATCGACCACGCAGATGTAGGCGCCGTTCGGGTAGGTGAGGTTCTCCGGGTTGTAGCAGATCTGCGCTTCCAGCCCGCCCTCCACGCCCTCGGGCAGGTCGCCCGCGCCGTGCGCCCTCATCGCGATGTCCTGGATCGTGACCGACTTCGTCGGGTCACCCTTGACGTGGAAGGAGCCCTTGTCCCAGTCCAGGTCGGCCACCGAGACCTCGAGCATCCCGGACGCGATGATGCGCGCCTTGTCGCGCACCTTGCGCGCCACGAGTGCCGCCGCCGCCCCGGACACCGGCGTTGACCGGCTGCCGTACGTGCCCAGCCCGAACGGCGTCTGGTCGGTGTCGCCGTTGACGACCTGGATGTCTGCCGGCGGTATGCCGATCTCCTCGGCGATGATCTGCGCGAACGTCGTCTCGTGCCCCTGCCCCTGGCTCATGCAGGAGACGCGCACGACCGCCTTGCCGGTGGGGTGCACGCGCAACTCGCAGCCGTCGGCCATGCCCAGACCGAGGATGTCCATGTCCTTGCGCGGTCCCGCGCCGACCGCCTCGGTGAAGAACGAGATACCGATGCCCATCAGTTCGCCGCGCTCGCGCTTCTCGGCCTGCTCACGGCGCAGGCCGTCGTAGTCGGCGATCCGCATGGCTTCGCGCATCGTCGCCTCGTAGTTGCCGGAGTCGTAGATCCACCCGGTCTTGGTCGTGTACGGGAACTGGTCCGGCTGGATGAAGTTCTTGATCCGCAAGGCGACCGGGTCCATCTTCAGCTCGTCCGCCAGGCAGTCGACCAGGCGTTCGACGAGGTACACGGCCTCGGTGATGCGGAAGGAGCAGGCATAGGCGACGCCGCCGGGTGCCTTGTTCGTGTAGACGGCGGTCTGCTTGGCGTACGCCGCCTGCAGGTCGTAACTGCCGGTGAAGACGCCGAAGAAGCCGGCCGGGTACTTGACCGGCGCGGCCTGCCCGTTGAACGCCCCGTGGTCGGCGAGCACGTTGGTGCGGACCGCGAGGATCTTGCCGTCCTTGGTGGCGGCGATCTCCCCGCGCATGACGTAGTCGCGCGCGAACGACGTGCTGGTCAGGTTCTCGGAACGGTCCTCCACCCACTTGACCGGCTTGCCGGTGAGCAGTGAGGCGACGATCGCGCACACGTAGCCGGGGTAGATCGGCACCTTGTTGCCGAAGCCGCCGCCGATGTCGCCCGCCCGGATCCGGATCTTGTGCTCGGGCAGGCCGGCGACGATCGCGTACAGGGTGCGGTGCGCATGCGGCGCCTGGGTCGTGCAGTAGAGCGTCAGTTGGCCGTCGATGGAGTCGTAGTCCGCGACCGCGCCGCACGTCTCCATCGGGGCGGGGTGCACGCGCGGGTAGACCATGTCCTGGCTGACGACGACCTCCGCCTTCGCGAACACCGCCTCGGTCGCCGCCGCATCCCCGGTCTCCCAGTCGAAGCAGTGGTTGTCGGTCTTGCCGTCCAGGTCGTCGCGGATGACCGGCGAGGACGGGTCGAGTGCCGTCCGGACGTCGACCACGGCGGGCAGCACGTCGTACTCGACGTCGATCAGTTCCAGTGCGTCCCGCGCCGAGTACCGGTCCTCGGCGACGACGAACGCGACCTCCTGACCCTGGAACCGCACCTTGTCGGTGACCAGCACCGCCTGCACGTCGTTGGACAGGGTCGGCATCCAGGCCAGGCCCTTCTCGGCGAGCATCGCGCCGGTCACCACCAGCTTCACCTTCGGATGTGCCTGCGCCGCGCTGGTGTCGATGCTCACCAGCCGCGCGTGGGCCATCGGCGCGCGCAGGATCGCCAGGTGCAGCATGCCGGGCAGCTGCAGGTCGTCGACGTACCGTCCCTTGCCACGGATGAAGCGCGGGTCCTCCTTGCGCAGCATCCGGCCGTGGCCGACCGGGTGCTGGTCGTTGTCCTCGAACTCGGTGCGCGGTCGGTCCTGCAGGCTGGTCATGACGCGCTCCCCGCCCCGACGCTCGTGCGGGTGCCGGCCTGCTCGGCGGCAGCCCACTGGATGGATCGGACGATCGTGGCGTAGCCGGTGCACCGGCAGATCTGCCCGGAGATCGCTTCGCGGATCTCGCTCTGGGTGGGTTCGGGGTTGCGATCCAGCAGCGCCCGGGCCGTCATCATCATCCCCGGGGTGCAGAAGCCGCACTGCAGGCCGTGGCACGCCATGAAGCCCTTCTGGACC
This genomic stretch from Jatrophihabitans cynanchi harbors:
- a CDS encoding XdhC family protein gives rise to the protein MTRSMSTRVMELTAARVPFVHATVVRAQVPTSACAGDDAIILQDGAIEGFVGGQCAEGSVRTAAVDALRTGESVLLRVLPDDAADFPETPGARVVVNPCLSGGALEIFLEPMLPPPLIQVVGSTPIARAVVAIADVLGYATAPSSPGTAPGEAAAVIIATHGRDEHATIRAALDAGVRYIALVASPRRGTAVLDELALTEAERVRVSTPAGLDIGARTAPEVALSILAEVITSVRARHGAEPLVAAAAPARAVDPVCGMTVTVMPDTPHLAVGGEDFWFCNPGCRDRYAAQVGT
- a CDS encoding aerobic carbon-monoxide dehydrogenase large subunit, with protein sequence MTSLQDRPRTEFEDNDQHPVGHGRMLRKEDPRFIRGKGRYVDDLQLPGMLHLAILRAPMAHARLVSIDTSAAQAHPKVKLVVTGAMLAEKGLAWMPTLSNDVQAVLVTDKVRFQGQEVAFVVAEDRYSARDALELIDVEYDVLPAVVDVRTALDPSSPVIRDDLDGKTDNHCFDWETGDAAATEAVFAKAEVVVSQDMVYPRVHPAPMETCGAVADYDSIDGQLTLYCTTQAPHAHRTLYAIVAGLPEHKIRIRAGDIGGGFGNKVPIYPGYVCAIVASLLTGKPVKWVEDRSENLTSTSFARDYVMRGEIAATKDGKILAVRTNVLADHGAFNGQAAPVKYPAGFFGVFTGSYDLQAAYAKQTAVYTNKAPGGVAYACSFRITEAVYLVERLVDCLADELKMDPVALRIKNFIQPDQFPYTTKTGWIYDSGNYEATMREAMRIADYDGLRREQAEKRERGELMGIGISFFTEAVGAGPRKDMDILGLGMADGCELRVHPTGKAVVRVSCMSQGQGHETTFAQIIAEEIGIPPADIQVVNGDTDQTPFGLGTYGSRSTPVSGAAAALVARKVRDKARIIASGMLEVSVADLDWDKGSFHVKGDPTKSVTIQDIAMRAHGAGDLPEGVEGGLEAQICYNPENLTYPNGAYICVVDVDPGTAVVKVRRFVAVDDCGTRINPMIIEGQVHGGLADGVGMALMEMIAFDEDGNCLGGSLMDYLIPTALEVPDWETGATVTPSPHHPIGAKGVGESATVGSPPAVVNAVIDALTPFGVRHADMPLTPSRVWDAMQGHPHPPI